One part of the Mycobacterium marinum genome encodes these proteins:
- a CDS encoding flavin reductase family protein yields MSVDATNTAAEQGPEILTPDVFREFMSSYPSGVTIVTTYDHDGAPRGFTCSSMCSVTMEPPTLLLCVNTRSATLDAVQDCTRFAVNLLHSGGESAARVFSSVQEDRFSKVRWRASTAGGLPILYEDAHAIAECRLTATRNVGTHTVLFGEIDAIILDHQPLHYRADMKPLLYCRRQFTAFPTQQP; encoded by the coding sequence ATGTCTGTTGACGCCACAAACACCGCGGCCGAACAGGGCCCGGAGATCCTTACACCGGACGTGTTTCGCGAGTTCATGAGCAGCTATCCCAGCGGCGTAACCATAGTCACCACCTACGACCACGATGGCGCTCCCCGCGGATTCACCTGCTCCTCGATGTGCAGCGTGACCATGGAGCCTCCGACCTTGCTGCTGTGCGTGAACACCCGCAGTGCCACCCTGGATGCGGTTCAAGACTGCACGCGCTTCGCCGTGAATCTGTTGCACAGCGGCGGCGAGTCCGCCGCCCGCGTCTTTTCCTCCGTTCAAGAGGACCGCTTCAGCAAGGTTCGCTGGCGAGCGAGCACCGCAGGCGGACTGCCCATTCTGTACGAAGACGCCCACGCCATCGCTGAATGTCGCCTCACGGCCACCCGCAACGTGGGAACCCACACAGTTCTGTTCGGCGAGATCGACGCCATCATTCTGGATCACCAACCGCTTCACTACCGCGCAGATATGAAACCGCTGCTGTATTGCCGGCGACAGTTCACCGCGTTCCCGACCCAGCAGCCGTAG
- a CDS encoding non-ribosomal peptide synthetase, whose translation MTATVQDETADDGASQPEGKHQAGADSPTPPSADCTLGRGRADARQFGNARTTADGDRVDLPSLVADAEQMGGTTPGQAALLVVHHAALQAVLRYGSQHLQSRHIEHMRSGNMVGALAITEPDVSGSNLRGLTSKAVRDGDDWVMSGAKSAITGAPLAAFFVTLIPFIVDGGVALTTVLVPSDSPGVTIQPPEDMYGLWSVPVSGVRYENVRIQSWQILGEVGGGVDVISESLLVGRICAGAISLGVLKRCAQLMYRFASHRQVSTGRLADDPVFQRRISRITAEIAAVEALLSTITMEFEVPQEIALALKVASSEFAHRATDDAMQTLGWRGYMEASGVAELMRDVRFLRIGEGPSEALLTELGSRLAAHDDTIYDWIADRDPSSDATGRLRETVSELTAESSTGLFCDLGWFGVWAILDAVVPRGSAASALIENAWHLARANAAARPATGSDFLQSIPNFADSVGALDEFLSCHATEIDPTLHPTRGKGRQGEPLVGPEAPGWQETVHDLVYAQIARTPDAIALQDASGHRITYAELGEHADALANRLRTQGVRNGDVIGVFLSRDARMAIAAIAVLRVGAVLLMLNPAHPTRRVGDMIADADVGCIVADEQTRALLPANAPELIIADGSGEPGPAISRLDPRAPAYIYFTSGSTGRPKPVLISHRSLANQLLWRRDELGLGVGDAVLQTTEPTFDIFLWEIFGPLSVGGRLVFPALGPGEWNAHQVVEHIRRLGITAMQFVPSQLDVVLEEPRLRECRSLRYVFCGGEPLPIALCRRVAEALPHAEMVNYYGATETTFDASFWRVDVTDTATWAPIGRPIANVRLYVVDEEGALVPEEQAGELWIGGACVGMGYRGLPALTAERFRPDVRSAEPDAKVYRTGDRVRQRADGTLEFLGRMDRQLKLRGVRIEPTEVERALCGHPGVQQAVVDIKERGSGERVLAAYIVARAPEAVVDPDAVLETARRRLPSTMVPGAVIVLDALPRTPAGKVDTSALPPVPAIAGTAGSGGLPERLVPLANIWEEILGTPVTNQEADFFRIGGHSLAASRVIIRVRERMGVTLQLRDFVHAGTLTALGDLIEQRSGQVSPADEAAMSGPTPADRSTPLPLAPMQANLWYLQQLVPTMTAYNIPAAVRIRGPVDVARIEGAFASVAARHEALRTIFPEHNGQPTQVILPPGPIPLQQADLRDLPEDDREAAAIGRIQEMLAVPFDLSEAPPVRVLLIAVAEDDHYLAWSMHHIVADGWSAAGLLNSELSKAYGNSRDDQALPRLPIQPIDYEQWMVHWLTAQRRAALEGYWRDHLCDAPPEIDLPRDFVRPSVGKFRGARVPISIGDGDRAALRDMARRHGATPYSVLVAAFTTWVAGRGQQRDIVVGGVTAGRNHSSIEHVIGNFASILPLRCRLGDNPTFAELVVRTRDEIRAMVDHSALSFPDIVNVVRPERLGTRNPIFQAAVSLFDGDISPLRIDGAQVNAISVDPGSAKFDLLASFTDDGAALWGFLEYDVELFSQSTAGRLAAEFVEALGLLARTPGCRIEDYVDRLRSAPDVGPAPLTLAQQRIWLLDRLNLGGPELCSQRYFDLSGEIDVTALCQALDLLVQRHPALRTAFPSDERGAHQIIGKPADVAVHDLRDHNPAEREALLTTLIESDAATPIDITTTPPLRATVFVVDDGHVVLGLNCHHIGADVWAEATMFAELSNIYAELDEDGENSKTAMSPGTPLAEVAATRTMGELAHAEIANASRPPNAASVEFWTAALTDVPGRIELPTDLPQPPALSFRGARVEVRLPGDILRRLDDFAMASGVDRSTVVLGMWQHLLHRYSGQETVLVGVPVPNRPSEVPPATIGYFSNLLPVRSDLVPELTLRTQSTRTAAQLAEVTAHGEIPFAYLLERFGSRLQKSASLTEVSFVPEIALARGPRFDRVQTTPVAHDPKRALFKLGLVLQSDDKDLYLTFDFSTALWAPRTIERMAQHLVTLLTRGLAEPDVPLRSFAMLSAHEIEELRSVDGRRDIPHRHRTLHLGFEAQVDAAPKAEAVRFDGSGLTYTELDAAANRLARLLMSNGVVRGDKVALLLDRTHLIPIAVLAIVKTGAAYVPIDASWPASRAELVLADSAPSAILTESSLRHVVSGYDTTILELDSMEISDQPAQRVQVEVDSEDVAYVIYTSGSTGRPKGVEVTHHNVMRLFSATEELFTFTNKDRWSMFHSIAFDFSVWELWGALLHGGCVVVVPYLVTRNPVAFRELLTAERITVLNQTPSAFRILRDADANANANAGLFLRYVIFGGESLNFADLLPWIDAHGDARPELINMYGITETTVHVTFRRVRREDVLGANGSNIGRPLPDLECLLTDPAGNLVPYGVRGEICVGGHGLANGYLGQPELTSQRFIPHPFRGGERLYRSGDAGRRLPSGEIEYLGRLDNQVQLRGFRIELGEVETALLALDGVTACHAMVRADGGESRLVAYVVTRSGEQPKIGPTRRSLAARLPDYMLPAAIVAVESLPLTVNGKIDQQALPEPTGASTSTDVDPPGASDGAAQTNATALRTSAKHRGGAVLDQIRHIFAQALDLDSIASSDNFFEIGGDSMRAVRVSVKAKELGLAVSVQDLFQYQTPEELAAGLTSAESAESDTSGVESCSAAMLLESGAEGDLPATATDAYPLAALQAGMLFHSRVDGPSVYHDVFSYLVRAQWDETAFRAALDEITARNPILRTTFELAAYSQPLQIVHESVATPLTIVDLSGLSESDQEAALSRWMDNEAHSPIEWQSCTPFGVVIHLRDGNRFELGLTFHHALLDGWSVVELQRDLLISYDTFRRRGAAPFRAPLQTSFRDFVALERQAERSSSKVFWRKQLQGIETAHFAGERSGPSRLETRWWEFPRDIEARLSEVARNRRVPLKSTLLAAHMVVNARLAATDDVVSGLVVNGRPETDDSAHVLGMFLNTVPLRMRLTSTDYTGLIDEVFAAERAVLPHRRVPLRTIQRDIGIGELFQTAFNFVSLDHTQDTADLPAERSTIVRRKLIEHTNLPLVTVFVKENDTLGIGIEFDPRILQTEQVSAIVDAYRDAVAAIANGGSAPLPRFGAEAALNLLHPTRRIAAHISDDARSRVREDLRRIWEDVLDRSVDTTDSVGDSGGDSIHALVLSERIAKAFACDPPLVQLLQGATVEQLVALLTN comes from the coding sequence CTCTGGCACTGAAGGTGGCCTCCTCGGAGTTCGCCCACCGCGCCACCGACGATGCGATGCAAACGCTCGGCTGGAGAGGCTACATGGAGGCCAGCGGCGTGGCCGAACTGATGCGCGATGTCCGCTTCCTGCGGATCGGCGAGGGACCCTCTGAGGCCCTCTTGACCGAGTTGGGTAGCCGGTTGGCCGCGCACGACGACACCATCTACGACTGGATCGCCGACCGTGACCCCTCGTCGGATGCAACTGGTCGGCTCCGCGAGACGGTCAGCGAGCTCACCGCAGAAAGCTCGACTGGCCTCTTCTGCGACCTTGGCTGGTTTGGCGTGTGGGCGATCCTGGATGCGGTGGTACCGCGGGGATCCGCGGCCAGCGCCCTCATTGAGAATGCTTGGCATCTGGCCCGTGCCAACGCGGCGGCGCGACCGGCAACGGGCAGCGATTTTCTGCAGTCAATACCAAACTTTGCCGATTCGGTCGGCGCGCTTGACGAGTTTCTGTCCTGCCACGCAACGGAAATCGATCCGACACTGCACCCCACACGGGGCAAAGGCAGACAAGGCGAGCCACTCGTCGGACCCGAAGCTCCAGGTTGGCAAGAGACCGTGCACGACCTGGTCTACGCCCAAATCGCGCGAACCCCTGATGCAATCGCCCTACAGGATGCCAGCGGGCACCGGATCACGTACGCCGAGCTCGGAGAGCACGCGGACGCGCTCGCCAATCGCCTTCGCACGCAGGGAGTGCGAAACGGCGATGTGATCGGGGTCTTCCTCAGCCGCGACGCTCGGATGGCCATCGCCGCAATCGCCGTTTTGCGGGTCGGCGCGGTATTGCTCATGCTCAATCCTGCCCACCCAACTCGCCGGGTGGGCGACATGATCGCTGACGCGGACGTCGGCTGCATCGTCGCGGACGAGCAGACCCGCGCGCTGCTTCCAGCGAATGCGCCAGAGTTGATCATCGCCGATGGCAGCGGTGAGCCCGGCCCGGCAATTTCGCGATTGGACCCCCGTGCTCCCGCGTACATCTATTTCACATCCGGCTCGACCGGGCGCCCCAAGCCGGTGCTCATCTCGCACCGTTCGCTGGCCAATCAACTGCTTTGGCGACGTGACGAACTCGGCCTAGGTGTCGGTGATGCGGTGCTGCAGACAACCGAACCAACCTTCGACATCTTTCTGTGGGAGATCTTTGGCCCACTTTCTGTCGGTGGCCGACTGGTGTTCCCCGCGCTGGGCCCCGGCGAGTGGAATGCCCATCAGGTAGTCGAACACATCCGGCGACTAGGCATCACGGCGATGCAGTTCGTGCCGTCCCAACTGGACGTAGTACTCGAGGAGCCAAGGCTGCGCGAGTGCCGCAGCTTGCGGTATGTGTTCTGTGGCGGCGAGCCACTACCAATAGCGCTGTGCCGCAGGGTAGCCGAAGCGCTCCCCCATGCGGAGATGGTCAATTACTACGGGGCTACCGAGACCACCTTCGATGCCTCCTTCTGGCGAGTCGACGTCACTGACACGGCCACCTGGGCACCCATCGGTCGCCCAATCGCCAACGTTCGCCTATACGTTGTGGACGAGGAAGGTGCTCTCGTTCCCGAGGAGCAGGCGGGCGAGCTGTGGATCGGCGGAGCCTGCGTGGGGATGGGCTATCGCGGCCTACCGGCTTTGACCGCGGAGCGCTTTCGTCCGGATGTACGCTCCGCGGAACCGGATGCGAAGGTGTATCGCACCGGCGATCGGGTGCGCCAGCGAGCGGACGGGACGCTGGAATTCCTGGGGCGGATGGACCGCCAACTCAAGTTGCGCGGTGTGCGAATCGAGCCGACCGAGGTGGAGCGGGCCCTGTGCGGGCACCCCGGCGTCCAGCAAGCGGTAGTCGATATCAAGGAACGCGGCTCCGGCGAAAGAGTCCTCGCAGCATACATCGTTGCCCGTGCCCCGGAAGCCGTCGTCGACCCCGATGCTGTGCTCGAGACCGCGCGCAGAAGGCTTCCCAGCACCATGGTGCCCGGCGCAGTGATTGTGCTCGATGCTCTACCCCGCACGCCGGCGGGCAAAGTCGACACCTCGGCACTGCCACCGGTCCCAGCCATAGCTGGCACCGCCGGCTCTGGTGGGTTACCCGAACGACTCGTCCCGCTGGCCAACATCTGGGAGGAGATACTCGGTACCCCGGTGACCAATCAGGAAGCGGACTTCTTCCGGATCGGCGGGCACTCCCTGGCGGCATCACGGGTGATCATCCGGGTTCGCGAGCGGATGGGCGTGACGCTTCAGTTGCGCGACTTTGTGCACGCCGGAACCCTCACGGCCCTCGGTGATCTCATCGAACAGCGATCCGGGCAGGTATCACCCGCCGATGAAGCCGCGATGAGCGGACCCACTCCGGCCGACAGATCCACGCCTCTGCCGTTGGCGCCCATGCAGGCAAATCTGTGGTACTTGCAACAGCTGGTGCCGACGATGACGGCTTACAACATTCCCGCCGCCGTCCGAATCCGAGGCCCCGTGGACGTCGCCCGCATCGAAGGCGCGTTCGCGTCGGTAGCGGCCCGGCATGAAGCGCTACGGACGATCTTCCCGGAGCACAACGGGCAGCCGACTCAGGTCATCCTCCCACCAGGCCCAATCCCACTGCAGCAAGCCGACCTTCGTGATCTTCCCGAGGACGACCGCGAAGCGGCCGCCATCGGGCGGATCCAGGAGATGCTGGCCGTCCCGTTCGACTTGTCGGAAGCACCGCCGGTGCGGGTGCTGCTCATTGCCGTCGCCGAGGATGACCACTACCTGGCCTGGAGCATGCACCACATCGTCGCCGACGGCTGGTCGGCCGCGGGATTGTTGAACAGCGAGTTGAGCAAGGCCTACGGGAATTCGCGCGATGACCAGGCCCTGCCGCGCTTGCCCATTCAGCCGATTGACTACGAGCAGTGGATGGTGCACTGGCTGACGGCGCAGCGGCGCGCAGCGCTGGAAGGGTATTGGCGCGATCATCTATGTGACGCCCCGCCCGAAATCGACCTCCCGCGAGATTTCGTCCGCCCCTCCGTCGGGAAGTTCCGAGGCGCACGCGTTCCGATCTCGATCGGCGATGGTGACCGGGCTGCGTTGCGGGACATGGCGCGCCGGCATGGCGCCACGCCATACAGTGTGCTGGTCGCGGCATTCACGACTTGGGTCGCCGGCCGGGGCCAGCAGCGCGACATCGTCGTCGGCGGAGTCACCGCAGGCCGCAACCACTCCAGCATCGAACACGTGATTGGCAATTTCGCCAGCATCCTCCCGTTGCGCTGCCGATTGGGTGACAACCCGACATTCGCGGAGCTGGTGGTGCGCACCCGCGACGAGATCCGGGCGATGGTCGACCACAGTGCGCTGTCGTTTCCCGACATCGTCAATGTCGTCCGGCCAGAACGACTCGGTACTCGCAACCCGATCTTCCAAGCTGCCGTGTCGCTATTCGACGGTGACATCTCGCCGCTGCGCATCGACGGCGCGCAGGTCAACGCCATCAGTGTCGATCCCGGATCGGCCAAGTTCGACTTGCTGGCCTCGTTCACCGACGACGGTGCGGCGCTGTGGGGTTTCCTGGAATACGACGTCGAGCTGTTCTCACAGTCGACAGCTGGGCGGCTGGCCGCCGAATTCGTCGAGGCGCTGGGCTTGCTTGCCCGGACGCCCGGATGCCGCATCGAAGACTACGTGGACCGCCTCCGATCTGCCCCAGACGTTGGGCCCGCACCCCTGACCCTTGCCCAACAGCGGATTTGGCTGCTCGACCGGTTGAACCTTGGCGGCCCCGAGTTGTGCTCCCAGCGATACTTCGACCTGAGCGGCGAGATTGACGTGACGGCACTATGCCAAGCACTCGACCTTCTCGTACAGCGCCACCCAGCCCTACGAACAGCGTTTCCCTCGGATGAGCGCGGTGCGCACCAGATCATCGGGAAGCCCGCCGATGTCGCAGTGCACGACCTGCGCGACCACAATCCTGCGGAGCGCGAAGCATTGCTGACAACGCTGATCGAATCCGATGCCGCCACGCCGATAGACATCACAACGACCCCTCCACTGCGGGCGACGGTATTCGTGGTCGACGACGGCCATGTCGTCCTCGGCTTGAACTGTCACCACATTGGCGCGGATGTGTGGGCGGAGGCGACGATGTTCGCCGAGCTATCCAACATCTATGCCGAATTGGACGAGGACGGCGAGAATTCCAAGACCGCCATGAGCCCGGGAACACCGTTGGCGGAGGTCGCTGCGACAAGGACCATGGGGGAACTGGCGCACGCCGAGATCGCCAATGCGTCCCGCCCGCCGAACGCCGCGAGCGTGGAGTTCTGGACAGCCGCCTTGACCGATGTTCCAGGGCGGATCGAGCTTCCCACCGACCTTCCGCAACCGCCCGCCCTGTCGTTTCGGGGTGCCCGAGTCGAGGTCCGGTTGCCCGGCGACATTCTTCGGCGCCTTGACGACTTCGCCATGGCGTCAGGCGTGGATCGCTCGACCGTCGTGCTCGGGATGTGGCAGCACCTCCTACACCGCTACAGCGGTCAAGAGACGGTGCTGGTGGGCGTGCCAGTGCCGAACCGGCCATCCGAGGTGCCCCCGGCAACGATCGGCTATTTCTCGAACCTGCTGCCGGTGCGCTCAGACCTGGTACCCGAGTTGACACTACGGACCCAATCAACCCGTACGGCCGCCCAGCTCGCCGAGGTGACCGCCCACGGCGAAATTCCATTCGCCTACTTGCTGGAACGCTTTGGCTCACGGCTGCAAAAGTCAGCGTCGCTGACTGAGGTGTCCTTCGTACCCGAAATTGCCCTCGCCCGCGGTCCACGGTTCGACCGGGTGCAAACCACTCCGGTGGCACATGATCCCAAGCGCGCCCTGTTCAAGCTCGGACTGGTCCTGCAGTCCGACGACAAGGATCTGTATCTGACCTTCGATTTCAGCACCGCGCTGTGGGCCCCCCGGACCATCGAGCGGATGGCCCAACACCTGGTCACCCTGCTCACCCGTGGGTTGGCTGAGCCGGACGTCCCGTTGAGAAGCTTCGCCATGCTGAGCGCTCATGAAATCGAAGAGTTGCGTTCTGTCGACGGGCGTCGTGATATCCCCCATCGGCACCGAACGTTGCACCTGGGCTTCGAAGCCCAGGTGGACGCGGCTCCGAAGGCGGAGGCCGTACGGTTCGACGGGAGCGGCCTGACCTACACGGAGCTCGACGCGGCAGCCAATCGGTTGGCCAGGTTGTTGATGTCCAACGGGGTAGTCCGCGGGGACAAGGTGGCGCTCTTGCTCGATCGCACCCATCTCATTCCGATCGCTGTGCTGGCCATCGTCAAGACCGGCGCGGCCTATGTCCCAATCGACGCCAGCTGGCCGGCAAGCCGGGCGGAGCTGGTACTTGCGGACTCCGCTCCCTCGGCCATTCTGACCGAATCCTCGTTGCGGCACGTGGTGTCCGGATACGACACCACGATCCTCGAGTTGGACTCGATGGAGATCTCCGATCAACCCGCGCAACGGGTCCAGGTCGAGGTCGACTCCGAAGACGTCGCCTATGTCATCTATACGTCGGGGTCCACTGGCCGCCCCAAGGGTGTCGAGGTGACCCATCACAACGTGATGCGTCTGTTCAGTGCGACCGAGGAACTATTCACCTTCACCAACAAAGACCGTTGGTCGATGTTTCACTCCATCGCGTTCGACTTCTCGGTCTGGGAGCTCTGGGGGGCATTGCTTCACGGCGGGTGCGTGGTGGTGGTGCCTTATCTGGTGACCCGAAACCCGGTCGCCTTCCGCGAGTTGCTCACCGCCGAGCGGATCACCGTCCTCAATCAAACCCCCTCGGCATTTCGGATTTTGCGCGACGCGGACGCCAACGCCAACGCCAACGCCGGACTCTTCTTGCGCTACGTGATCTTCGGCGGGGAGAGCCTGAATTTTGCTGATCTGCTCCCCTGGATCGATGCGCACGGCGACGCACGCCCCGAACTGATCAACATGTACGGCATCACCGAGACAACGGTGCATGTGACGTTCCGCCGGGTGCGTCGCGAAGATGTCCTCGGCGCCAACGGTTCCAACATCGGCCGCCCGCTGCCGGACCTGGAGTGCCTGCTAACCGACCCGGCGGGCAATCTGGTCCCCTACGGAGTGCGGGGAGAGATCTGCGTTGGCGGTCACGGGTTGGCCAATGGGTACCTGGGCCAGCCGGAGTTGACTAGCCAGCGTTTCATTCCACACCCGTTTCGCGGCGGGGAGCGCCTCTACCGATCCGGTGATGCCGGGCGACGCTTGCCCAGTGGCGAAATCGAGTACCTGGGCCGTCTCGACAACCAGGTTCAGCTCCGGGGCTTTCGCATCGAACTCGGCGAGGTGGAAACCGCACTCCTCGCGCTCGACGGAGTAACGGCCTGCCATGCGATGGTGCGCGCCGATGGAGGCGAATCCCGTTTGGTGGCATACGTTGTCACTCGCTCCGGCGAACAGCCGAAAATCGGCCCGACCCGCCGGAGCCTGGCAGCGCGCCTACCTGACTACATGTTGCCGGCAGCCATCGTCGCCGTGGAGTCCCTGCCGCTCACCGTGAACGGCAAGATCGACCAGCAGGCGTTGCCGGAGCCGACGGGGGCTTCCACATCGACGGACGTTGACCCGCCCGGGGCCAGCGACGGTGCTGCGCAAACCAACGCCACTGCATTACGCACCTCGGCGAAACATCGTGGCGGCGCCGTGCTCGATCAGATCCGGCACATCTTCGCTCAGGCCCTGGACCTGGACTCCATTGCTTCATCGGACAACTTCTTCGAGATTGGTGGCGACTCGATGCGCGCGGTGCGGGTCTCGGTCAAGGCCAAAGAACTCGGCCTCGCGGTATCGGTGCAAGATTTGTTCCAGTATCAAACGCCGGAAGAGCTCGCCGCAGGGCTGACGTCTGCCGAGTCAGCCGAGAGCGACACTTCAGGCGTTGAATCCTGCTCAGCAGCAATGTTGTTGGAGTCCGGGGCGGAGGGCGACCTCCCCGCAACCGCGACAGACGCCTATCCATTGGCGGCCTTGCAGGCGGGGATGCTCTTTCACAGTCGGGTCGACGGGCCCAGTGTCTATCACGACGTGTTCAGCTACCTGGTTCGGGCGCAGTGGGACGAGACCGCCTTCCGCGCCGCCCTGGACGAGATCACGGCCAGAAACCCGATTCTGCGCACGACCTTCGAGCTCGCCGCATACTCGCAGCCACTGCAGATAGTGCACGAATCGGTGGCAACACCGCTCACAATCGTTGATCTGTCTGGTCTTTCGGAATCCGATCAAGAGGCTGCACTATCGAGGTGGATGGACAACGAGGCCCACTCCCCCATCGAATGGCAGAGCTGCACCCCATTTGGGGTGGTAATCCATCTGCGTGATGGCAACCGGTTCGAACTTGGGCTAACTTTCCACCACGCACTGCTGGACGGCTGGAGCGTGGTTGAACTGCAACGAGACCTCCTGATCAGCTACGACACCTTTAGGAGACGTGGAGCGGCGCCGTTCCGCGCGCCGCTGCAGACCAGCTTTCGCGACTTTGTCGCACTCGAGCGTCAAGCGGAGCGCAGTTCCTCGAAAGTGTTCTGGCGCAAACAGCTTCAAGGGATCGAAACCGCGCATTTTGCCGGGGAACGATCCGGCCCCAGCCGCCTCGAGACCAGATGGTGGGAGTTTCCGCGTGATATCGAAGCGCGCCTGTCCGAGGTGGCCCGCAATCGCCGTGTACCGCTGAAGAGCACGCTGCTCGCCGCACACATGGTGGTCAACGCCCGACTCGCCGCTACCGACGATGTGGTCAGCGGCTTGGTCGTCAACGGCCGGCCGGAAACCGACGACTCCGCCCACGTACTCGGCATGTTCCTCAATACGGTCCCGCTGCGGATGCGATTGACCTCGACCGACTACACCGGGCTCATTGATGAGGTCTTCGCCGCAGAACGCGCTGTGCTGCCGCATCGTCGAGTCCCGTTGCGGACAATTCAGCGCGACATCGGAATCGGCGAACTCTTCCAGACAGCGTTCAATTTCGTCAGCCTGGACCACACCCAGGACACTGCGGATCTCCCCGCGGAGCGGTCCACGATCGTACGGCGAAAACTGATCGAACACACCAACCTTCCCCTGGTAACCGTGTTCGTGAAAGAGAACGACACGCTTGGCATCGGAATCGAATTCGATCCGCGCATCCTCCAAACCGAACAAGTCAGCGCGATCGTCGATGCCTACCGTGATGCGGTTGCTGCCATCGCGAACGGGGGGTCGGCACCGTTGCCCAGGTTCGGGGCGGAAGCTGCGCTGAATCTTCTCCATCCCACTCGCCGTATCGCTGCACACATATCCGACGATGCGCGCTCCCGGGTTCGCGAGGACCTAAGGCGCATTTGGGAAGACGTTTTGGACCGGTCCGTGGACACCACTGACAGCGTGGGAGATAGCGGTGGCGACTCCATTCACGCCCTGGTACTCAGCGAGCGGATCGCAAAGGCATTCGCCTGTGATCCCCCCCTCGTGCAACTCCTTCAGGGCGCCACGGTGGAGCAACTTGTCGCACTACTGACCAACTAA
- a CDS encoding cation:proton antiporter, whose product MRADELLEFFLQFGLLLLAATILGRVAIRLGMPAIAGELFAGVLLGPSVLGQIAPGLSSWLLPEQVSERLGLDAVGTFGVLLLMGLSGMQVDLNLLKSNRLAITKISAACLLVPVVFGLGIGLLMPSVLTGGSNRLVFALFLAVALSVSAIAVIVKTLSDLGLMHRDIAQLILATAVIDNVIAWVLLSVVCAMAIAHLSVGTVLLTVFLIISVVAATIIGRKIVEVFVNSRQQPAAAEHSAGPRPILAYAVGLVMLAAAATHALKLEPVLGAFAAGIVLAALPPDRRSGLDSLHPVVNNVLAPLYFATAGLQADLTGLADRTTLAAALVVLAAAVASKFLGAYIGTKSSGRSSAEAVALGAGLNARGVIQIIIADTAYDLGIFNDSFYTIVLLTAIATSVMAAPILRFATARIAADPDDEIRRQDALPEGH is encoded by the coding sequence GTGCGCGCCGACGAACTCTTGGAATTCTTTCTACAGTTCGGACTGCTGTTACTCGCCGCCACGATTCTTGGCAGAGTGGCCATTCGGCTGGGAATGCCCGCAATCGCTGGTGAGTTGTTCGCCGGGGTGCTGCTCGGACCATCGGTACTCGGTCAGATTGCACCCGGATTATCCAGTTGGCTGCTGCCCGAGCAAGTCAGCGAGCGGTTGGGCCTTGACGCGGTCGGCACCTTCGGGGTGCTACTGCTGATGGGCCTTAGCGGGATGCAAGTTGACTTGAATCTGCTGAAATCCAACCGGCTTGCCATCACCAAAATCAGCGCGGCTTGTCTACTCGTCCCGGTCGTGTTTGGCCTCGGTATCGGGTTACTGATGCCGAGCGTGCTGACAGGTGGCTCCAACCGCCTCGTCTTCGCGCTGTTCCTCGCCGTTGCGCTCTCGGTCAGCGCGATCGCGGTGATTGTCAAGACGCTCTCCGACCTTGGCTTGATGCACCGCGATATCGCTCAACTCATTTTGGCTACGGCGGTCATCGACAACGTAATAGCTTGGGTATTGCTGTCCGTCGTCTGCGCCATGGCAATCGCTCATCTATCCGTAGGCACCGTGCTGTTGACCGTCTTCTTGATCATTTCGGTTGTGGCGGCAACGATTATCGGCCGCAAAATAGTCGAAGTCTTCGTCAACAGTCGCCAGCAACCAGCAGCGGCCGAACATTCCGCTGGCCCACGGCCCATCCTGGCCTACGCAGTCGGGCTGGTAATGCTGGCGGCCGCCGCAACTCACGCCCTAAAACTGGAACCGGTCCTAGGTGCGTTTGCCGCAGGAATCGTGTTGGCAGCGTTGCCACCGGACCGCCGCAGCGGCCTTGATTCGCTACATCCGGTTGTCAACAATGTTCTCGCTCCGCTGTATTTCGCCACCGCCGGGCTGCAGGCGGACCTCACGGGGCTAGCGGACAGGACCACGCTTGCCGCGGCGCTCGTGGTACTTGCAGCCGCCGTGGCTAGCAAGTTTCTCGGAGCCTACATCGGCACCAAGAGCAGCGGGCGTAGTAGCGCCGAGGCCGTCGCGCTCGGTGCAGGACTAAACGCGCGAGGCGTTATTCAGATCATCATCGCCGATACCGCATACGACCTGGGAATATTCAACGACAGTTTCTATACGATTGTTTTACTCACCGCCATCGCAACATCCGTAATGGCCGCGCCGATCCTTCGATTTGCCACAGCACGCATTGCGGCCGATCCGGACGATGAAATTCGCCGACAGGATGCCCTCCCAGAAGGCCATTAG